The Candidatus Neomarinimicrobiota bacterium DNA segment AGGAAACAGTGGGCGCCATCGTCGCCAGGTAAAGCAGGAAGGACAGAAACAGGACCGACCCGGCGACCACATAGTTGAGTCTAAGCATCGCGCTTGGCTCCAGATTTCGGTCTGGGTTTCCTTTTGCGCTTGGTAGGGGAGGATTTTTTCCTCGAAGTGGTCTTCCTGCGGGCAGGCCGGATCTTTTCGTCTTTATCGTCGCCGTTGCCGCGCTGCTCAGCGGGCCCCTGAACGCTAGCCGTCTCTTCCTGGGGCTCGTCGGGTTTATCCTTCTCGGCAATGTAGTTCAGCTTCAGCTGCTGGATGGATTCCAACAGGAGCCGGTCTTCCTCCCGGCTGCGATTTCCGGCGCTCTTCCGGTTCAGCATGTCCAACATATCGATGATGGTTCCGGCGGCCGCAATATTGCGTTCGAGTTTGTCCGTAACAGGGTGCTTGATTTTGCCCAGCGCCACCCAGGCTTGGGCGACCAGGTCTGCGATCAGGGCAACGAAATGGGGATCGTCAGGGAGGCCACTTTGTGTTTCGGTCATGGTTCTAATTGAGCGTAATAAAGTCCAGTTGGTGGTGGTATTTTTGCTTAAGTACTTGCTTGAGTGGCCGGTGTTCCGCCCGGTTGAGCTGTGGGTCTAACTGCACGATGGAAAATGCGGCCTGCCTGGCAGCCCGTATGATGGGGCCATCGGATACCATGCTCGTCAAGTGCATCTTATCAAAGCCGTGCTGCCGACCGCCGAAAAGCTCCCCGGGGCCGCGCAATTTAAGGTCTTCATCTGCAATTTCAAACCCATCGGCCGTGCGTTCCAGAATCGCCAGACGCTCCGCCGCTTCCTCTCCACCGCCCCGCTGCACCAAGAAACATTGCCCGGGCCACTGTCCCCGGCCGACCCGTCCGCGCAACTGATGCAGCTGCGTCAGACCGAAGCGCTCTGCATTCTCCACCAGCATCACGGTGGCTTCCGCGACGTCGATACCGACCTCGATCACCGTGGTGCTCACCAACACCTGCAGGTCGCCAGACTGGAAGGCCTGCATGATGGCGTCCTTGTCAGGTCCCTTCATGCGGCCATGCAGATACCCAACCTTATAGTCGGAAAAGACTTGATCCCTCAGATGGACATATCCGGCCTTGGCAGAACGCAATTCCTTGCTGTTCGCTGCGTTGCCGGCCGGCGGCTCGCCGTTATCGCCAATAACAGGATAGACCACAAAGCTTCTGCGGCCTTGCGCCAGCTCGCCGCGCATCGACTGGTAAACTTTCGGTAGCTCGCCGGGAGCGATGACCCTGGTGGAAACCGGCCGACGGTCAGCAGGCAGCTCGTCGAGGATCGAGATATCCATGTCGCCGTGGTAGGTGATGGCCAGCGTCCGCGGAATGGGGGTAGCGGTCATGGTCAGCACATGGGGGTAGATGCCCTTTTCCATGAGGCGTCCACGTTGCAGAACACCGAACCGGTGCTGCTCATCCACTATGATAAGCGCCAGGTCCTTCAGGGCGACGTCCTCCTGGATCAGGGCATGCGTACCCACCACCAGCAGTATGCGCCCCGCCTCCAGTTCGCGCAACAACTTTGCACGCTTGGCCCCGGGTGTGCTGCCGGTCAGCAGCGCCAGGGGCAGGTCGATTCCGGCGGCCATGCCGCTGAAAGCCCGATAGTGTTGCTCGGCGAGGATTTCGGTGGGAGCCATGACAGCTACCTGGGCCTGGGCGCCAGCTACCAGTGCCGCCGCCAGCAGCGCTACCACTGTCTTGCCGCTGCCCACATCGCCCTGGAGCAGGCGGTTCATCATGCGGCCTGACTGCAGGTCGCCGCGAATCTCCTGCATCACCCGAACCTGGGCGGCCGTCAGTTCAAAGGGCAAATTCTTGTATATTTGGCGTACAATTGGGCCGCGGTCCGGGAAGGCGCGCCCCGGCAGGCTATCCAGCGATTGCCGTCGTAGCGCCATGAGTAGCTGCAAAAAAAAGTGCTCGTCGAATTTCAGGCGGTGAGTGGCCTTCCTGATCCAGTCCTCGTCATCGGGAGCGTGAATCTGACGCAGGGCGGTCGATAGCTCCGGCAGGCCAAACTGCTGCCTGAATTCTGTTGAGAAATGGTCCGGAAGCGGCACCATCCGCTCCCAACACCCGGCGAGGACCCTGCGGAATCGGCGGCTGTCCAGGCCCTTCAACTTCAGTTCCGCGGTTCCGGGATAGAGGGGCAGAATCATGCCTGTCTCAGGGGCGGCCTCGTCCTGGTCGAGCAAATCGAACTCGGGGTGCAGCAGCTGCAGCTGCTGGTAGTACTCCACCTTGCCGTGGAGGGCCACCCGTTGACCCACCTTGAAGCGGTTCCTGAGCCAGTCGTAACGGTTAAACCAGATGCAGACCAGCATGCCAGTTTCATCGGTGACCGTCACCTGAAAGTACCGCTTCCGACGGGTAGTCTTGATACCGTGACCGGCCACTTGGGCTACCACGGTAGCCTGCTCGCCGATCTTGAGATCAGAGATGGCCGCGATGTTGCGCCGGTCAAGATAGCGGCGAGGCAGGTAGTAGAGCAGGTCCTCCACCGTTTGCACGCCCACCTCCTCCAGTGCCTGGGCACGCACGGGCCCGATGCCTTTGGCATATTGAACCGGATCGCTGGGTCGAAGTTTGGGTGGCGGGGAGAGATTCACCCTAGTGGTTAGTCGTCACCATCGGTTGGGGGAAATTTACGACTCGGGTGAGGTTTGAGTGAACAAAAGGCCGACGGAGAAAAGATCGAAATAGCCTGCCGGCCCGACCGGAGTTCAAATAATCGGCGGTGTGCACTACACTTAAGGCAACCACGGGTTCCTGCATGTCATTTCTGCCTCAGGGCAATCCAGCAGTCGATGCCAATCCGGGATGAGCGCCCCCTGTCCGGCCGCATTTCCTCCTGCTGCGGCTCTGCCTGATTGCTGGCTCGCGACGCCTACCTGGTTCCGCCAGATGATGGCGCAGCTGGCACAACTTGACGAACCGGGAATGCCCACTGCACCTGACGTGAGCGCGCGCCGGAAGGGGCTACGTTTACCTTGCGACCCTAACGACCCCAGCCGTAGATTGAATGCCGGATTGCCGCAAAGTACTCCCCAAAATCTCAATATCAGGTACGGTGTCCTTAGCGGATTTTCAATATCACGAGTGCTAAGGTTTTTCCTTAGCGAAGAAGTTGCGAGGATCAATGAGTTATAAAAATTCGTCCAATCCAGCCCTCGACCTTGAGCTACTCTTCCTTACCAATGTACTCAAGCTGACTTCCCTCCATTATGGCTACTGGAACGAAAATGACGATCTCACCGTCAAAAACTTCAGGGTGGCCCAGCAACGGTACACCGATACCTTGATTGATATGATTCCGGATGGGGTCAATACGATTCTCGATGTTGGCTGCGGTATTGGAGATGTTTCCGAGGCTATGGCCGAGCAGGGACACCAGGTGACGGCTCTGTCGCCGGATGAGAATCATCGCCAGTATTTTGAAGAGCACAGAAATGGGCAAGTTGCGTTTCACAATTCCAAATTCGAAAATTTCAACACGTCCATGAAGTTCGATATGGTTCTGATGAGCGAATCACAGAACTATTTCGATATGGATATGGGTTTCCAACAGACCATCAATCACCTTCATCGAGGTGGCTACCTGCTGGTTTCCGGAACCTTCAAGAAGGCGGTATCGGATGTCTTCAAGCGAGTGGTCAGTATTGAAGACAAATATCTGGAGCGCGCGAAAAGCTACGGCCTGGAGCTGCTGAAGGTCGAGGATATTACCAAATATGTTATGCCACAGACCCTTTTTGAACGAAATCTTCTGGAGGGGCATATCATGCCGTTAATCGACATATTTAAACGAAGCACCGGCAAGTCGCTCTCGTTCCGGTTCAAACTGCTCAAGATCTTCAATCGCAAAATTCTCAACTTCCTTACGGAGGTCTATGAGGATCGCGTTCAGCGCGCCGATCCCGCCCTGGTTAAGCAGCATCTCAAGTACATGCGCTTTCTGTTTGCTTATCGTTAGCTGAATTCTTCGGCGTGACACAGCGTCGGAGACTGGCCAGCAGCTACCCAGATCCTTCCCCGCGCAAGCGTCCATAGACCCAGCTCCATCCCAGGTAAAAGAGCGGCCCGGTGAGCAGTCCGGCCAGTGCGTCAATGCCGTAATGAAATGAGCAGTATACGGTGGACAGCGCCAGCCCGGCGATCAGGGCCACGAATCCGGTTCGTATCGCCTGGTGCCGGGGCCCAAGCAACAGAAACACCACCACCGCTTCCCCAACGTGGGAACTGGGCATGGCCCCACCGGCACTGTCTCCGAGAGCGAACAGCTGGTCAATGAGCGGGCCCAGCAACCCGTGGCCATGGAAACGCAGAAAGCGGTCATCGTGGGGGCCCACTACGGGGAACAGAATAAAGATCACCATGTAGGTGAGAAAAACCCCCATGAACACAAATGCGTATCTCAAGAAGGCTGGGGAGGCCTCGCCGTCCTTTCGGCCCTTCCGCCAGGCGAACCAGAAGCCGCTGCCAACAATGACAAAATAGCTCAGGTAGAGCAGGTGAAATAGCTCCCGCCACCAGGGCCCGGGAAGTACATCGGCCATGTAGCGGTGCGGGTGGCCGCCGAACAGCCGCTGGTCCCATGCCCGTACCAGGACGTCAAACTTGGCGCCGCCCTGCAGCAGGGTGCCTACAAACTCCACCTCGTAGTGCAGGGGGACCATGAGCAGCAGCGGATAGAACCAGCGCAGCGCCGACCGGATGTCCGACCGTCTGGACGAAGCGGACAGTTGGAGCACCATGAATATCAGTGCCAGATGGACCAGAGCCGCAAACAGGTAGGGCAGGCCGCTGTAGGACCCCAGAAAGGTGATCACAAAGATGCCCGCCAGGTACCAGAGGATCAAGCGGTCAAAATGATAGCGCTGGCCCTTCACAGCACACCCGTTTCCCGGTACCAGTCGGCCAGGGTGGGAATCCCGATGGAGAGGGGTATCTCTGGGCTGAAGCCCAGGGTCGAGGCCATGAGGGTACTGTCACATGTCCAGGCCGTCTGGCGCACTTCCCGCAACTTATCGGCGGCCAGCCCCTTCGGTGACCAACCGAGTCGCTGTCCCGCTGTAAGAGACCATTCAACTGTTCGCAGCAGCCAAGCTGGCAGCGGCAGGGGAACCGTCCAGGCATTGCCGGCCCGGGCCACGAGCTTGAGTACGTCACTTACCTTGTAGATGGGCTGCCCATCATTGATCAGGTAGCTGGAATGAGGTCGGTCCTCTGATGAGAGGACCAGCCAGATGGCCTGGCAGACATCCTGCACGTGAATGAGCGATAGCTCCATCCGCCCCCAGTGCAGCTGCGGCCGTATGTGTTTTGCAGCCAGCGTGAAGAATCGGCGGATACCCCGGTCATGGGGTCCATACACCATGGGGGGCCGCAGGATTGTCCAGGGGAACGGAGCTCCGTTCAGGGCTTGCTCTCCGGCCAGCTTGGTCTGCCCGTACCATGAGACCGGAGCGGGGGGGGTGGACTCGGTAACCGGTTTGCCCGGCAATGCTGGCCCCGTGGCGGCAATGCTGCTCACCATCAGGAACCTGCGCAGGGAAGCCGCGGCGTCGGCGGTAACCTTGACCAGCTGCTCCGATCCCTGGCGGTTGACGATATCGTATTCGGCATAGGTATGCGACCACAGACGGGCGGCCAGATGGACCACCGCGTCCGCTTTTGACAGCGCCCGGGTTACCTCAGTCCCCGGGCGGGTCACGTCGCCGACCACGACGCTGACGGTTGACCGTAATGGCTCGGGCAGGCGCTCGGGGTCGCGCAACAGGCAGGTAAGTTCACAACCCCGGCTCTGCAAATAGGGCACCAGGTTTCTGCCGATGAAGCCTGATGCGCCGGTGAGGAAAACGTGCATGGCGGTTACCAGCGTGTAAATATGCTGGCTGGCCCAAGCCTGGCCACGCTGCCGCTAGCCATCCATAACCCCGTCCAATTTTCGTCGGTAGATGCGGTAGGTTTTCGCCTTCCGGGCGCCCATCTTCTGTAGGGCGTGGATCATCGGCACGTTGTCCTCCAGAATCCACGACATCTCCGCCAGGCGATAGCCTTTCGCCAGCGCAGTGCGAAAAGTCCGCAAATAAAAGGCGGCGTCAATACCCAGCCGGCGATAGGGCCTGAGCACGCCGAGGATGAACGCGCGCAGGGAGCGGATGCGCCGCTTGTGCCATAGTAGTTTGGGCAGCCCCAGGGGAAACAGGCGGCCGTCGGGAAGATGGGCCAGGGCCTCGTTGATATTGGGCAGACTGAGGGAGAACCCGACCACCTCGCCGTCCACCTCAGCGATATAGGCCAGGTCCGGGTCGATGAGCAGCTTGAGGTCCTTGGCGATGGTGTTGAACTCCTCGTCGTCCATCCACAGGGCGCCCCAGTTTTCGGCCCAGGCCTGGTTATAGATCGCCTTGATCAGGGCCACCTCATCCCAGTAGTGCTTCATCCGGAGGCTGCGAATAGTGAAGCGTCCCCGCTCCTCCATGCGGCGGCCAAAGTTCAGTAGCCGCTGGGGAATGGGGTCGCCCGCGCGCAAGTGATAGGCCCACACGTCCTTGGTCTTTGCAAAACCCAGTTGCTTGAGATGCTCAGGGTAGTAGGAAAAGTTATACGGCATGAGCATCATGGGGGGGCAATCGAATGCGTCCAAGAGTATGCCCACGGGGCCGTTAATGTCGGGGCTGTAGGGGCCCTGCAGGTGGGTAGCCTGAAACTGGTTCAACCAGGTTGCGGCGGCTTCCAGCAGGGCACCGGTGACCGCCACATCGTCCACCATGTCCAGGTAGCCAAACATCCCGATGTTGGTTTCATAGACCCGGTTGTGCTTGCGGTTGTGAAAGACGGCTATCCGTCCCAGATCGCGCCCCTTATGCTGGGCTAGAAACAGGGCGTGGGAGGCGTGCCGGAAGAAGGGGTGCTTGTTGTGGGCCAGCTGCGCCTTGATGTCTAATCGCAGGGGCGGTACCCACTGCGGATGATGCTGATAGAGCCGATACGGCAGGTCGATAAAGCGGCGCAGCTGCGCGTGACCGGAGACTTTCTGAACGTGCAAACGTGTCCCTTCCCCGTCGGTGGATGACAATTTACGTGAGTGGGTAGGCGTGGGAAAGGGGTAGCGTCACTTTTTTTGGGCGAGCTATCGGGGTGCGCAAGGCAACCACCAGCAGCATTGTCTCCGGTCACCGCAACCCATTATACTCATGCCGTGTTTGGGTGGCCGCCCGGGACCCTATAAACAAAATTGCGGGCTCACTAGACAGGCACGCTGGCCAATGGAGCAGAGTGCGACTGCGGCTGATAGGGCTGATTCAGATGCCGGTGGGGGTATCGGTGAGACAGAGGTTGTGCAGGGAACCCGGGGTCGGCGGAGGTAGGGCGCGTGGGCGCTGGCGGCCACCATACTCGGCTCCAGCCTGGCCTTTATTGATAGCACAGTGGTCAATGTGGCCCTCCCGGTCATACAGATAGAAATCAACGCCACGGTTGCTCACGTACAGTGGGTGGTGGAAGCGTACGCCCTGTTCCTGGCGGCCTTGCTGCTGGTGAGCGACTCGCTGGGGCACCGTTACGATCGCAGGCGCAACTACGCCCTTGGCGTCAGCCTCTTTGCCCTGGCATCCATCTGGTGCGGATGGGCGCGGTAGACGTAAGCCACGCCGGCATCGCCTCGGGCATCAACAATGCCGCCTCGCGGGCGTCCGGACTGATCGCCATTGCGGTGCTGGGCATCGTGGTGCTGCAGGCTTTCAACCACGGGCTGGACAGCCGCCTGGCTGCGATAGACTTGGCGCCGGAAGCGAGCGAGTTTCTGGATGGGGAGCGTACCAAGCTGGCCGTGACCGAATAACCACCGCGGTTGGACGCGCAGGCCGCCATGGCTATTCGCCGGGCCATCAAGGAGTCATTTGTGGCCGGCTATCGCCTGGCGATGTTGATAGCCTCCGGTCTGGCGCTGATCGGCGCACTGGTCGCCTGGGCAATGATTGAGGGCAAACCTGCGGGAACCGAGCCTGACTCCCCCGATATGTCTCAGGGCTGACATTACTTTCCAGCAGGCTGCTTTAGTATCGAGTCATGTCTACGCCCCATGTACGTTGGAGCTTAGGCGCCGTGATTGGGCTGGCCCTCAGTCTATCGTCGCCCGGCGTAGTTAGCGCCCAGGTATGCAGCTGCGGTGGCGCCCCGCTGCTCAGCTCCCTGGAGTTCGGCGGTGTGGCTGAGGGAAACCTGCGTTTCTCGCTGGCCTATGAGTACCATGACATTTCCGACGTGGTCTGGGGCACAGAGCAGCGCAAAAACGACAGCCGGTGGCAGGTGAGCCAATCGGGGCTGTTCATGGCCAGTTATGGCCTGACCCCGACTATGTCCATTTCGGCCATCGTTACCCTGGTGCAGAAGGAGCGGGCAGCAGGCGACCGTCTGCTGGTGCGGGGGCTGGGCGACGGTCTACTGATAGCCAATGTATCCCTCCTGCCGCCGAACCCCTCTACGCAACAGGAATTAGTGGTTAGCGCCGGAATCAAGGGGCCCATAGGCAGTTCCACGCTCTCATTGGATGGGACCCTCATTGCCGCAGATCTGCAGCCTACCTCTGGTGCCTGGGACGGTATCGTCTCTGCCTATTTCGCCACCGGCGTTGGCGTGGGAAGCCCCCTCCGCCTGTTCACGTCCGCCGCCTACCGCTGGACGGGCACCAACCAACGCTACGCGTTCGGCGATCTGGGCTACAAGACGGGCAATGAGCTGGTCGCTACGCTCGGGGCCGGCTATGCCTGGGGAGCCAGGCTGAGCGCGACCCTCATGGGGGAGTACAGAACCATCACCTCGGACCAGATTGGCGGCTTCGAGACCGCCACCACCGGTGGCCAATGGCTCGACTTGACGCCCGGCGTGAACATTCGACTGTCCAATGCGCTGAGTCTGGGGCTGTCGGGCCAGCTGCCTTTGTACCGTCGGCTGGCAGGTCCTCTCCAGCTCACTACTAATTACTCCGTCGCGGCAGTTCTATTTTACGAACTTGGGGCCGGTTGATTGATGCATTCCCCCGCCAGAAAGTGGGATTCACGGTTCAAGGGGCTGAGGGTCCTGTTGCCGCTGGTAATGCTGGCGCTGCTGCTGGTAACCTGTGAAAAGGTGTTACTCGTGGAAGACTTGGGTGAGCCTGGGCTCGATGTCATCAGTCCGGGATGGCTTATTCCAGTGGGTGAAGTCTTTGATGGTGGGCCGGGCAAAGACGGCATACCTGCCATCGATAAGCCCCAACTTGTGGCCGGCAGTGAGGTGAATTTCTTGGGCGACCGGGATTTGGTCATCGGGGTGGTCATTGGCGGGGTTGCACGGGCCTACCCCCATATCATACTCGATTGGCACGAAATCATCAACGACCAGGTGGGTGGCGAGTCCTATTCCGTAACCTATTGCCCCCTGACAGGATCAGGGATCGGATGGGACCGGCAACTGTCGGCCAAGGCCACCACTTTCGGCGTCTCGGGTAAACTGTACAACAGCAACCTGATTCCCTACGACCGTGAGACCGACAGCTATTGGTCACAAATGAAGCTGCAATGTGTTTTTGGGCCGAATAAGGGGCGCCTTCCTGGCCTGGTACCGATTGTAGAGACAAC contains these protein-coding regions:
- a CDS encoding DUF1844 domain-containing protein, with product MTETQSGLPDDPHFVALIADLVAQAWVALGKIKHPVTDKLERNIAAAGTIIDMLDMLNRKSAGNRSREEDRLLLESIQQLKLNYIAEKDKPDEPQEETASVQGPAEQRGNGDDKDEKIRPARRKTTSRKKSSPTKRKRKPRPKSGAKRDA
- the recG gene encoding ATP-dependent DNA helicase RecG — protein: MNLSPPPKLRPSDPVQYAKGIGPVRAQALEEVGVQTVEDLLYYLPRRYLDRRNIAAISDLKIGEQATVVAQVAGHGIKTTRRKRYFQVTVTDETGMLVCIWFNRYDWLRNRFKVGQRVALHGKVEYYQQLQLLHPEFDLLDQDEAAPETGMILPLYPGTAELKLKGLDSRRFRRVLAGCWERMVPLPDHFSTEFRQQFGLPELSTALRQIHAPDDEDWIRKATHRLKFDEHFFLQLLMALRRQSLDSLPGRAFPDRGPIVRQIYKNLPFELTAAQVRVMQEIRGDLQSGRMMNRLLQGDVGSGKTVVALLAAALVAGAQAQVAVMAPTEILAEQHYRAFSGMAAGIDLPLALLTGSTPGAKRAKLLRELEAGRILLVVGTHALIQEDVALKDLALIIVDEQHRFGVLQRGRLMEKGIYPHVLTMTATPIPRTLAITYHGDMDISILDELPADRRPVSTRVIAPGELPKVYQSMRGELAQGRRSFVVYPVIGDNGEPPAGNAANSKELRSAKAGYVHLRDQVFSDYKVGYLHGRMKGPDKDAIMQAFQSGDLQVLVSTTVIEVGIDVAEATVMLVENAERFGLTQLHQLRGRVGRGQWPGQCFLVQRGGGEEAAERLAILERTADGFEIADEDLKLRGPGELFGGRQHGFDKMHLTSMVSDGPIIRAARQAAFSIVQLDPQLNRAEHRPLKQVLKQKYHHQLDFITLN
- a CDS encoding class I SAM-dependent methyltransferase → MSYKNSSNPALDLELLFLTNVLKLTSLHYGYWNENDDLTVKNFRVAQQRYTDTLIDMIPDGVNTILDVGCGIGDVSEAMAEQGHQVTALSPDENHRQYFEEHRNGQVAFHNSKFENFNTSMKFDMVLMSESQNYFDMDMGFQQTINHLHRGGYLLVSGTFKKAVSDVFKRVVSIEDKYLERAKSYGLELLKVEDITKYVMPQTLFERNLLEGHIMPLIDIFKRSTGKSLSFRFKLLKIFNRKILNFLTEVYEDRVQRADPALVKQHLKYMRFLFAYR
- a CDS encoding phosphatase PAP2 family protein — translated: MKGQRYHFDRLILWYLAGIFVITFLGSYSGLPYLFAALVHLALIFMVLQLSASSRRSDIRSALRWFYPLLLMVPLHYEVEFVGTLLQGGAKFDVLVRAWDQRLFGGHPHRYMADVLPGPWWRELFHLLYLSYFVIVGSGFWFAWRKGRKDGEASPAFLRYAFVFMGVFLTYMVIFILFPVVGPHDDRFLRFHGHGLLGPLIDQLFALGDSAGGAMPSSHVGEAVVVFLLLGPRHQAIRTGFVALIAGLALSTVYCSFHYGIDALAGLLTGPLFYLGWSWVYGRLRGEGSG
- a CDS encoding NAD(P)-dependent oxidoreductase; translated protein: MHVFLTGASGFIGRNLVPYLQSRGCELTCLLRDPERLPEPLRSTVSVVVGDVTRPGTEVTRALSKADAVVHLAARLWSHTYAEYDIVNRQGSEQLVKVTADAAASLRRFLMVSSIAATGPALPGKPVTESTPPAPVSWYGQTKLAGEQALNGAPFPWTILRPPMVYGPHDRGIRRFFTLAAKHIRPQLHWGRMELSLIHVQDVCQAIWLVLSSEDRPHSSYLINDGQPIYKVSDVLKLVARAGNAWTVPLPLPAWLLRTVEWSLTAGQRLGWSPKGLAADKLREVRQTAWTCDSTLMASTLGFSPEIPLSIGIPTLADWYRETGVL
- a CDS encoding N-acetyltransferase; its protein translation is MHVQKVSGHAQLRRFIDLPYRLYQHHPQWVPPLRLDIKAQLAHNKHPFFRHASHALFLAQHKGRDLGRIAVFHNRKHNRVYETNIGMFGYLDMVDDVAVTGALLEAAATWLNQFQATHLQGPYSPDINGPVGILLDAFDCPPMMLMPYNFSYYPEHLKQLGFAKTKDVWAYHLRAGDPIPQRLLNFGRRMEERGRFTIRSLRMKHYWDEVALIKAIYNQAWAENWGALWMDDEEFNTIAKDLKLLIDPDLAYIAEVDGEVVGFSLSLPNINEALAHLPDGRLFPLGLPKLLWHKRRIRSLRAFILGVLRPYRRLGIDAAFYLRTFRTALAKGYRLAEMSWILEDNVPMIHALQKMGARKAKTYRIYRRKLDGVMDG
- a CDS encoding MFS transporter, coding for MAATILGSSLAFIDSTVVNVALPVIQIEINATVAHVQWVVEAYALFLAALLLVSDSLGHRYDRRRNYALGVSLFALASIWCGWAR
- a CDS encoding DUF3179 domain-containing protein is translated as MHSPARKWDSRFKGLRVLLPLVMLALLLVTCEKVLLVEDLGEPGLDVISPGWLIPVGEVFDGGPGKDGIPAIDKPQLVAGSEVNFLGDRDLVIGVVIGGVARAYPHIILDWHEIINDQVGGESYSVTYCPLTGSGIGWDRQLSAKATTFGVSGKLYNSNLIPYDRETDSYWSQMKLQCVFGPNKGRLPGLVPIVETTWETWRAMYPNSSVVSLNTGFSRPYGRYPYGSFRTAEYLIFPVNPLDDRLPMKERVGGLIVEGQARAYQLSIFGAGVGVINDTFSDLPVVVAASEPDNFMVIFERTVGGSVQLNFNALQGQLPAVMQDDEGTIWDLFGRGLAGPRAGEQLAVTASFIAYWFAWGAFYPDLEIYSP